A genome region from bacterium includes the following:
- the nadC gene encoding carboxylating nicotinate-nucleotide diphosphorylase — MNELNHLLLRRAVESALAEDVGPGDLTTISTVSPQQRGRGIFVAKQPGILCGIPAMTEVFKTLDRDLDVSPIRRDGERLEPGDALAEVKGRARSILTGERLALNFLQRLSGIATLTAKMAAAVGGTGARIVDTRKTTPGLRFLEKYAVRTGGGHNHRFSLADAVLIKDNHIVAAGGIGEAVKKAREIIPHTMTVEVEAETEEQVREALDAGADIIMLDNMNPETMRRMVVLIAGRALVEASGNISEGTVRAAAESGVDVVSIGALTHSAPALDISLDLEILE, encoded by the coding sequence ATGAACGAATTGAACCACCTGCTGCTTCGACGGGCCGTCGAATCCGCGCTGGCCGAGGACGTCGGCCCCGGCGACCTCACCACCATTTCCACCGTTTCCCCTCAGCAACGCGGACGGGGAATCTTCGTCGCCAAGCAGCCCGGAATCCTCTGCGGGATCCCGGCGATGACCGAGGTTTTCAAGACCCTCGATCGGGACCTGGATGTTTCCCCGATCCGCCGGGACGGCGAGCGTCTCGAACCCGGAGACGCCCTGGCGGAAGTGAAGGGCCGCGCCCGGAGCATCCTCACCGGCGAACGCCTGGCCCTCAACTTTCTGCAGCGGCTTTCGGGGATCGCCACCCTGACCGCTAAGATGGCGGCGGCCGTCGGCGGCACCGGCGCCCGGATCGTCGATACCCGTAAAACCACCCCCGGTTTGCGGTTTCTGGAGAAATACGCCGTCAGGACGGGGGGGGGCCACAATCATCGATTCTCCCTGGCGGATGCGGTCCTGATCAAGGACAACCATATCGTCGCGGCGGGAGGGATCGGGGAAGCGGTCAAAAAAGCCCGAGAGATTATCCCTCATACCATGACCGTCGAAGTCGAGGCCGAAACCGAGGAGCAGGTCCGGGAAGCGCTGGACGCGGGAGCGGACATCATCATGCTCGACAACATGAACCCGGAAACGATGCGGCGGATGGTGGTCTTGATCGCGGGAAGGGCGCTGGTCGAGGCTTCCGGGAACATCTCCGAGGGGACCGTTCGAGCGGCGGCCGAAAGCGGAGTCGATGTCGTTTCGATCGGGGCCCTGACCCACTCCGCGCCGGCGCTGGATATCAGCCTGGACCTGGAAATACTGGAGTAG